From Desulfomonilia bacterium, the proteins below share one genomic window:
- the dxr gene encoding 1-deoxy-D-xylulose-5-phosphate reductoisomerase: MEKVIILGSTGSIGNSALDVIRSNPDRYKVIGLCARKSSIQLAEQARFFGVEDIAITDETTDAGEKHIIKGRDAAINLIRKLSPDIVVNGISGAAGFLPTLEALKKGVKLALANKESLVVGGKFVKATAKKYGAKIIPVDSEHSAIFQCLQGERKEDVEKIILTASGGPFKDRPRETFASVTPEEALKHPTWNMGPRITIDSATMVNKALEIIEASWLFDMPGEKIDVWIHPASIVHSIVQFRDSSFKAQVGIPDMRVPIAYALSWPERLLLDLPRFDFHDMMSLEFSKPEEGKFRALRLAHDALKKPDTLPCVMNAADEVAVDEFLKRNLSFDRIPIIIERTMDKLSGEKADTIEELIELDRKSRITAKEMI, translated from the coding sequence ATGGAAAAAGTCATAATCCTTGGATCTACAGGTTCCATAGGAAATTCTGCACTTGATGTGATCAGGTCTAATCCTGACAGATACAAGGTTATCGGTCTGTGTGCCAGAAAAAGCTCGATTCAACTTGCAGAGCAGGCGCGGTTTTTCGGTGTTGAAGATATTGCCATTACCGATGAGACGACAGATGCAGGCGAGAAACACATAATCAAGGGACGCGATGCCGCGATAAATCTCATCAGGAAATTGTCTCCCGATATTGTTGTAAACGGAATATCCGGGGCGGCGGGTTTTCTTCCCACCCTTGAAGCCTTGAAGAAAGGTGTGAAACTCGCACTGGCAAACAAGGAATCCCTTGTGGTGGGGGGAAAGTTTGTAAAAGCCACAGCAAAGAAATACGGGGCGAAGATCATCCCGGTTGATTCCGAACATTCAGCCATTTTCCAGTGTCTTCAGGGAGAAAGAAAAGAAGACGTTGAAAAGATAATCCTGACAGCCTCCGGCGGACCTTTCAAGGACAGGCCCAGAGAAACATTCGCATCGGTCACTCCGGAAGAGGCGCTGAAGCACCCGACCTGGAACATGGGTCCGAGAATCACCATAGACTCTGCAACAATGGTAAACAAGGCCCTTGAGATCATTGAGGCGAGCTGGCTTTTCGACATGCCAGGCGAGAAGATAGATGTCTGGATACATCCTGCGAGCATAGTCCATTCGATCGTGCAGTTCAGAGACTCCAGCTTCAAGGCGCAGGTTGGCATTCCTGATATGAGGGTCCCCATTGCCTATGCCCTTTCATGGCCTGAAAGGCTTCTGCTGGATCTCCCGCGCTTTGATTTCCATGATATGATGTCCCTTGAATTTTCCAAACCCGAAGAGGGCAAGTTCAGGGCGCTTCGCCTTGCTCATGATGCCCTTAAAAAACCGGATACACTGCCGTGCGTAATGAATGCTGCAGATGAGGTTGCTGTCGATGAGTTTCTGAAGAGGAACTTATCATTTGACAGGATACCAATTATAATCGAAAGAACAATGGATAAACTCTCTGGAGAGAAGGCTGATACAATCGAAGAACTTATCGAACTCGACAGGAAGTCAAGAATAACAGCAAAGGAAATGATATGA
- the rseP gene encoding RIP metalloprotease RseP has protein sequence MITTIVAFIILLGILIFFHELGHFLVAKASGVMVLKFSLGFGPSIIKKKIGETEYMISALPLGGYVKMLGEGKQNGEEMIMPVDPSRSFEAKPLRIKAAIVAAGPAFNLVLAFFIYVLVSWIGIPTLSPVIGEVQEKTPAYDAGLMKGDKIVLINSSPVKEWEDIPSIMSNNQTGKLNIVIERNGTQFKVEVRPKIVSAKNLFGENINRPLIGISPSGETFITRYGPISGLGYGINQCWWVVKMTGIAFSKIIEGTVPIKESLGGPIMIAQVSGKSFKAGLLPFLGLIAFISINLAIINILPIPVLDGGYILIFLIEGIIRRPLKDKPKEIAQQIGLFILILLMLFAFYNDIARIIAGK, from the coding sequence ATGATAACAACAATTGTGGCATTTATTATTCTGCTCGGAATATTGATATTTTTCCACGAACTCGGCCATTTCCTTGTTGCCAAGGCGAGCGGCGTAATGGTTCTGAAATTTTCACTTGGCTTCGGTCCTTCAATTATAAAAAAGAAGATTGGCGAAACTGAATACATGATTTCCGCACTGCCGCTTGGGGGCTATGTAAAGATGCTCGGTGAGGGCAAGCAGAACGGCGAAGAGATGATCATGCCTGTTGATCCTTCACGTTCCTTTGAGGCAAAGCCTCTTAGAATCAAGGCGGCGATTGTTGCCGCAGGGCCGGCCTTCAACCTTGTTCTTGCTTTTTTCATATATGTCCTTGTTTCATGGATCGGCATACCCACGCTTTCACCGGTAATAGGTGAGGTTCAGGAAAAGACCCCCGCATATGACGCCGGACTGATGAAAGGGGATAAGATAGTCTTAATCAATTCCAGTCCAGTGAAGGAGTGGGAAGATATCCCTTCAATCATGTCGAATAATCAGACAGGGAAGCTTAACATTGTAATTGAGCGGAACGGCACCCAGTTCAAAGTGGAGGTCAGGCCCAAAATAGTCAGTGCCAAAAACTTGTTCGGAGAAAACATCAACCGTCCTTTAATAGGCATATCTCCTTCGGGTGAGACATTTATAACAAGATACGGCCCGATATCGGGACTTGGCTACGGCATAAATCAATGCTGGTGGGTTGTAAAAATGACAGGCATTGCATTTTCCAAGATTATTGAAGGGACAGTCCCGATCAAGGAAAGTCTTGGCGGGCCTATCATGATTGCGCAGGTCTCAGGTAAATCATTCAAGGCAGGTCTGCTGCCTTTTCTTGGCCTCATTGCATTTATCAGCATAAATCTGGCCATAATAAACATCCTGCCAATACCCGTACTTGACGGCGGGTATATACTGATATTTCTGATAGAAGGCATAATAAGAAGACCGCTCAAAGACAAACCGAAAGAGATTGCCCAGCAGATAGGGCTTTTTATTCTTATACTCCTGATGCTGTTCGCCTTTTACAATGATATCGCCAGGATAATCGCAGGCAAGTAA
- the tsaB gene encoding tRNA (adenosine(37)-N6)-threonylcarbamoyltransferase complex dimerization subunit type 1 TsaB has protein sequence MYILAIDTSTDICSVAVLRDEELLEETSRKVKAGHSGTVLNLIDEVLKNSGLNKKDINLIATGLGPGSFTGIRIGIATAKGLAAALNCEVRGVVTLDAVAANVPKTDRHIMPVLDARKGEIFCALYDKDRHRLSPQVNIEPSQVKDMISGPTLFTGNAIALYDEVFSNSLGSLYQAADKDLWYPRAAVIGKLALNPSFAVKDISPVYIRASDATLLLKRISPES, from the coding sequence ATGTATATCCTTGCAATTGACACCTCGACCGACATCTGTTCGGTGGCTGTTCTCAGAGATGAAGAACTCCTTGAAGAAACAAGCCGGAAGGTGAAGGCCGGCCATTCGGGCACGGTCCTGAATCTCATCGACGAGGTGCTGAAAAATTCAGGCCTTAATAAAAAAGATATCAATCTGATTGCAACCGGCCTCGGCCCGGGGTCGTTCACGGGCATCCGAATCGGTATTGCCACAGCCAAAGGTCTGGCTGCAGCTCTGAACTGTGAAGTCAGGGGTGTTGTTACACTGGATGCCGTTGCAGCGAATGTGCCCAAGACCGACAGGCATATAATGCCTGTACTGGACGCCAGAAAGGGTGAAATTTTCTGTGCTTTGTATGATAAAGACAGACATAGACTATCGCCTCAGGTCAATATCGAACCGTCTCAGGTCAAAGACATGATATCCGGGCCGACACTTTTTACAGGAAACGCCATAGCTCTTTACGATGAGGTATTCAGCAACAGCCTTGGAAGCCTGTATCAGGCCGCAGATAAAGATCTGTGGTATCCAAGGGCTGCGGTTATAGGAAAGCTTGCTCTCAACCCGTCTTTTGCGGTTAAGGATATCAGTCCCGTTTATATCCGTGCCTCAGATGCGACCCTGCTTTTGAAAAGGATATCACCTGAATCCTGA
- a CDS encoding SDR family oxidoreductase, with amino-acid sequence MYKDLSGKTALVTGSGKKTGIGYAIAEKLASNGANIIIADMGALAGAQGEVSTGTGNEMAAIVSELKERFNVDAMSVDVDVTNNGTIAAMAEAVKVRFGRVDVLVNNAGASFGVPNSFLYYDEAAWMKTIDVNLHGPFRVSRAIIPMMPPGSSIINMSSRAGKVPPLFNGAYAVAKSGLIMQTKVMAKELAPNIRVNAIAPGQIGTELEHWRFGLEAKFFNTTIEDRRQEMIKTIPMARIGDPADVANLAAFLASSESSYITGQAINMTGGQLMEL; translated from the coding sequence GTGTATAAGGATTTATCAGGGAAAACAGCTCTTGTAACAGGTTCGGGAAAAAAAACCGGAATAGGTTATGCAATTGCCGAGAAACTTGCCTCAAACGGCGCAAACATCATCATTGCAGACATGGGGGCGCTTGCCGGCGCGCAAGGTGAAGTGAGTACCGGCACAGGTAATGAAATGGCAGCCATTGTATCCGAACTTAAAGAACGTTTTAACGTGGATGCGATGTCTGTGGACGTAGATGTGACAAACAACGGTACGATTGCTGCAATGGCAGAGGCTGTAAAGGTCAGATTCGGCAGGGTCGATGTCCTTGTAAATAACGCTGGTGCCTCGTTCGGTGTGCCGAATTCATTCCTCTATTATGATGAGGCGGCATGGATGAAAACGATAGACGTCAATCTTCACGGCCCCTTCAGGGTTTCAAGGGCGATAATTCCCATGATGCCGCCCGGGTCGAGCATTATCAACATGTCCTCACGCGCAGGAAAGGTCCCTCCGTTATTCAACGGAGCTTATGCCGTTGCAAAATCCGGCCTTATCATGCAGACAAAGGTGATGGCGAAAGAGCTTGCGCCGAATATCCGCGTTAATGCAATAGCCCCGGGTCAGATCGGCACGGAACTCGAGCACTGGAGATTCGGTCTGGAGGCAAAGTTCTTCAATACAACGATCGAGGACAGAAGGCAGGAGATGATAAAAACCATACCGATGGCGAGAATAGGAGATCCGGCTGATGTGGCTAATCTGGCGGCATTTCTGGCGTCATCCGAGTCATCGTATATAACCGGTCAGGCCATAAACATGACCGGCGGGCAGCTGATGGAGCTGTAA
- a CDS encoding thiamine pyrophosphate-binding protein, with translation METVIGGKLAADALIDLGIEYIFTISGGHITPIYQYLEGSNVKLFDTRHEQAACFMAEAVGRLTKKPGIAMVTAGPGFTNTLSAIANAKLANSPMVLISGCVGIESCEKLDLQDMRQFPVIEPIVKKAFLCQRAERIPEFIDMAYRTAITGRPGPVYLELPVDVLNTPVSMDRVKKTKTIPMSRPVDLEKTPKLIEMILASERPLIIAGSGAWYSGAEDELKAFAEMTGIPVMTVNAGRGVLPDTHELCFEGSLAIRPGAAFMANASADLVILLGSRISLYYLFGDVFPATAKMVHVDIEAEEIGRNRSIDLGIVSDVKAFLGECTKVIGAKAFGPGMQKKFRPWVETLKEADIAGKANMKENWESSGVPIHPIRLMKELNDIMDREDDIIITDGGDTQVWMGMTRTVRKAGHYMDSGLYGCLGVGIPYANASKLLNPDKRVLLVTGDGSVGFNFMEFETAIRKCLPTVVVINNDLGWGMIRHSQQLRMGHAIACGTEIGPIQYQKMVEAIGGLGILVEKIEDVRPAVEKAFASGKTCCINVMTDPAPISPGSVALANMGAYKA, from the coding sequence ATGGAAACAGTAATCGGCGGAAAGCTTGCTGCAGATGCGCTTATCGATCTTGGGATAGAATATATCTTCACGATCTCGGGGGGACATATCACACCCATCTACCAATACCTTGAAGGTTCGAACGTAAAGCTGTTCGATACGCGCCATGAGCAGGCTGCGTGCTTTATGGCAGAGGCAGTGGGACGTCTGACAAAGAAGCCGGGAATTGCAATGGTAACGGCAGGCCCCGGTTTTACTAATACACTCTCGGCAATTGCCAATGCGAAGCTTGCAAACTCTCCGATGGTACTTATTTCAGGCTGTGTCGGCATAGAAAGCTGCGAGAAACTGGACCTGCAGGATATGAGACAATTCCCAGTCATTGAGCCGATAGTAAAAAAGGCGTTTTTGTGCCAGAGGGCGGAGCGCATCCCTGAATTCATAGACATGGCATACCGTACCGCGATTACCGGAAGACCCGGACCCGTTTACCTTGAGCTGCCTGTAGACGTGCTCAACACGCCAGTGAGCATGGACAGGGTTAAAAAGACAAAAACCATTCCCATGTCCAGACCTGTCGATCTTGAGAAGACTCCAAAACTGATTGAAATGATACTTGCCTCCGAAAGACCGCTGATCATAGCCGGAAGCGGGGCATGGTATTCTGGAGCGGAGGATGAATTAAAGGCATTTGCCGAAATGACAGGCATCCCTGTAATGACGGTCAATGCAGGCAGGGGGGTTCTGCCCGACACGCACGAACTATGCTTTGAAGGCTCTCTTGCAATCAGACCGGGGGCTGCATTCATGGCGAACGCATCAGCGGATCTCGTCATACTTTTAGGTTCAAGGATAAGCCTCTATTATCTGTTCGGCGATGTCTTCCCTGCAACGGCCAAAATGGTGCACGTTGATATCGAAGCGGAGGAGATCGGCCGAAACCGCTCGATCGATCTGGGCATTGTCAGCGATGTCAAGGCCTTCCTGGGCGAATGCACCAAGGTTATCGGCGCCAAGGCCTTCGGACCCGGGATGCAGAAGAAATTCAGACCATGGGTTGAGACACTCAAAGAGGCTGATATCGCAGGAAAGGCAAACATGAAGGAAAACTGGGAAAGCTCAGGTGTTCCCATTCATCCCATAAGACTTATGAAAGAGCTGAATGACATCATGGACAGGGAAGATGATATCATTATAACCGATGGAGGCGATACGCAGGTCTGGATGGGTATGACCCGGACAGTGAGAAAAGCCGGACATTATATGGACAGCGGCCTGTACGGCTGCCTCGGAGTGGGCATACCTTACGCAAACGCCTCTAAGCTCCTTAATCCTGATAAAAGGGTACTGCTTGTGACAGGCGACGGTTCAGTCGGCTTTAATTTCATGGAATTCGAAACCGCAATAAGAAAATGCCTGCCCACAGTCGTAGTCATAAACAACGATCTGGGGTGGGGCATGATAAGGCATTCCCAGCAGCTCAGAATGGGACATGCAATCGCATGCGGCACCGAGATCGGTCCGATCCAGTACCAGAAGATGGTCGAGGCGATAGGAGGCCTTGGAATACTTGTTGAAAAAATTGAAGACGTAAGACCTGCAGTTGAAAAGGCTTTTGCATCGGGCAAGACCTGCTGCATAAATGTCATGACTGACCCTGCGCCGATAAGCCCTGGAAGTGTGGCGCTCGCTAACATGGGGGCGTATAAGGCTTAA
- a CDS encoding MFS transporter: MKDEQGYLVSKRYAWYVFFLLFLLYMFNYMDRQVIVSLFPFLKAEWSLSDTQCGFFVAAVYWAIIIFTFPIALLVDRWSRKKSIGIMALLWSAATAACAFTGSFYQLFATRTAVGIGEAGYAPGGTAMISAAFPENKRAFAMGLWNASIPLGSVLGIIGGGMIADHFGWRHAFGWLAIPGAIVALLFFQIRDYKTVDLTKTTEPGKKVSMGFKEISRDFIYKPSLIFAYLGFAGSVFVTTSLISWLPTYYHRLEGLPMAQAGTKGSLVLLLAVIGTPLGGFLADRWLRRRENARPLFCAASSAVTAVTLFIAFSVVGDNLEYPILLFAGMAGSAFVPAAVAITQDVVHPGVRAISYSLCVIVQHLLGSALGPIFIGFMSDKFGLVTALKFLPIFSLFAGVMFLMGSFWYVRDYAKTEKIAVEVQE, translated from the coding sequence ATGAAGGACGAACAGGGCTATCTCGTTTCAAAGCGTTATGCATGGTACGTATTTTTCCTGCTTTTCCTGCTTTACATGTTCAACTACATGGACAGGCAGGTTATTGTATCTCTCTTTCCTTTTTTAAAGGCGGAATGGTCGCTTAGCGATACACAATGCGGATTTTTCGTAGCGGCGGTATATTGGGCTATAATCATTTTCACCTTTCCTATTGCCCTTCTTGTCGACCGCTGGAGCAGAAAGAAATCTATAGGGATCATGGCTCTACTGTGGAGTGCGGCAACGGCGGCCTGCGCTTTTACAGGCAGTTTTTATCAGCTTTTCGCTACAAGGACAGCAGTCGGAATCGGTGAAGCGGGTTATGCCCCCGGCGGAACCGCAATGATTTCAGCGGCATTCCCGGAAAATAAGCGAGCCTTTGCTATGGGCCTGTGGAACGCATCCATCCCTCTCGGCAGTGTTCTGGGAATAATAGGCGGGGGCATGATTGCCGATCATTTCGGGTGGCGGCATGCTTTCGGATGGCTGGCAATTCCCGGGGCGATCGTGGCCCTTCTTTTCTTCCAGATCAGGGACTACAAGACCGTTGATCTTACAAAGACAACCGAACCGGGCAAAAAAGTTTCAATGGGTTTTAAAGAAATCAGCCGTGATTTTATATATAAGCCATCGCTCATTTTCGCTTATCTCGGGTTTGCAGGCAGCGTCTTTGTAACGACCTCGCTTATAAGCTGGCTTCCAACTTATTACCACAGACTTGAAGGGCTTCCGATGGCTCAGGCCGGAACCAAAGGCTCACTTGTCCTGCTTCTTGCGGTGATAGGGACTCCGCTGGGAGGTTTTCTGGCGGACCGCTGGCTTAGAAGAAGAGAGAATGCCAGGCCGCTATTCTGTGCGGCATCTTCAGCAGTAACCGCCGTGACACTTTTCATAGCCTTTTCTGTCGTGGGCGATAACCTGGAATATCCGATACTGCTTTTTGCCGGCATGGCGGGGTCGGCTTTTGTCCCAGCGGCGGTTGCAATAACGCAGGATGTTGTTCATCCGGGTGTGCGCGCGATATCGTATTCCCTGTGCGTGATTGTTCAGCACCTGCTGGGAAGCGCCCTTGGCCCAATTTTCATAGGCTTCATGTCCGATAAATTCGGTCTTGTGACTGCCCTTAAATTCCTGCCGATATTTTCACTGTTTGCAGGGGTGATGTTCCTGATGGGCTCTTTCTGGTATGTGAGAGACTATGCAAAGACGGAAAAAATTGCAGTTGAAGTTCAGGAATAA
- a CDS encoding aldolase catalytic domain-containing protein, with the protein MEKRNSEGNLTEKKGTWLTFRPDIKVLDCTIRDGGLINNCNFDDVFVKAIYDTCVAAGIDYMEIGYKGSRKIYSPSEFGTWKFCSEDDVRRIVGDNDTDLKLSVMADAERTDYHEDIPQKSQSVIDMYRVATYIHQVPTALDMIKAIHDKGYETTLNLMAISVVREHELDEALEIIAQSEVKVIYLVDSFGALYSEDIQALTRKYLKYAWASGKQVGIHTHNNQQLAYANTIEALILGASFLDATVAGLGRGAGNCPIELLLGFLKNPKFHQRPFIKCIQDHIVPLRQKISWGFDIPYMITGQLNIHPRSAMSFLDKNRTDYVSFYDESIEEE; encoded by the coding sequence ATGGAAAAGAGAAATTCAGAAGGCAACTTAACTGAAAAAAAAGGCACCTGGCTGACCTTCAGGCCGGACATAAAAGTGCTCGACTGTACGATCCGTGACGGCGGCCTCATCAACAACTGCAATTTTGATGACGTATTCGTCAAGGCGATATATGACACCTGTGTCGCCGCAGGCATCGACTATATGGAAATAGGCTACAAGGGTTCGAGAAAGATATATTCCCCGTCTGAATTCGGCACATGGAAATTCTGCAGTGAAGATGATGTCAGGCGTATCGTGGGTGACAATGATACGGACTTGAAGCTTTCCGTCATGGCGGACGCTGAGCGCACGGATTATCATGAAGATATCCCGCAGAAATCCCAGAGTGTAATAGACATGTACCGCGTGGCAACCTATATTCACCAGGTTCCCACCGCCCTGGATATGATAAAGGCCATTCACGACAAGGGCTATGAGACAACGCTGAACCTCATGGCAATCTCCGTTGTCAGAGAACATGAGCTTGACGAGGCCCTTGAAATAATCGCCCAGAGCGAGGTCAAGGTCATTTACCTTGTCGACAGTTTCGGTGCTTTGTATTCGGAAGACATCCAGGCCCTTACGCGCAAATATCTCAAATATGCCTGGGCATCAGGCAAACAGGTCGGTATACATACCCACAACAACCAGCAGCTTGCATATGCGAATACAATCGAGGCGCTCATACTTGGTGCAAGCTTTCTGGATGCAACAGTTGCTGGTCTGGGGCGTGGAGCAGGCAACTGTCCGATTGAACTTCTGCTCGGTTTTCTTAAGAATCCCAAGTTCCATCAAAGGCCTTTTATAAAATGCATACAGGATCACATCGTACCGCTCAGGCAGAAGATATCCTGGGGCTTCGACATCCCGTACATGATTACCGGTCAGCTCAATATCCATCCGCGCTCTGCCATGAGTTTTCTTGATAAAAACCGCACCGATTACGTATCGTTCTATGACGAATCCATAGAAGAAGAATAA
- a CDS encoding CNNM domain-containing protein has product MGNLFYLIPLVILLIIGALTSAAETALMRVNRVRIRRMAEEGNHSARRLNEIIKEPDRLLSTLLLLNNFVNILNSALATAVLVVMFGSEGILYATAIMTFMILVFSEITPKIIAAYRADDLGLIIATPMKWLIIILKPLVYMINFVSMGIAKLFGVNPDSHGQNITEEDIGSAIYVGHKDGAITEPKAKMLMNVIDLDTVPVRKALIPLSDVVSFPINTSLDDIIRIVTAEEYARYPVYDGTTDNIIGYFHTRDAWRFFSNKDAFSLRDCLREAHFVPETKSTYRQLIDFQKTRSHLAFVVDEFGTVKGIVTLEDIIEEITGDISDEHDQPVEGIIPVGQYTYIVNGSTPLRDLERIIDRDFPEDVDTVAGLIYSQLDRIPKEGEYIEWQNLRLGIERMRKNRILKVRITVG; this is encoded by the coding sequence ATGGGAAATTTGTTTTATCTTATCCCGCTTGTGATTCTTCTGATAATAGGTGCCCTGACGTCGGCTGCCGAAACTGCCCTTATGCGTGTCAACAGGGTAAGAATACGTCGCATGGCGGAAGAGGGAAATCATTCCGCCAGAAGACTCAATGAAATTATAAAGGAACCGGACAGACTCTTGAGCACCCTGCTCCTGCTCAACAACTTTGTAAACATCCTGAATTCCGCCCTTGCAACTGCTGTACTTGTAGTAATGTTCGGCAGCGAGGGCATTTTATATGCGACTGCAATAATGACCTTCATGATCCTGGTGTTCAGTGAGATTACGCCTAAAATCATTGCCGCCTACAGGGCGGATGACCTGGGGCTGATCATAGCGACTCCAATGAAATGGCTGATCATTATCTTAAAACCCCTGGTATACATGATTAATTTTGTATCGATGGGAATCGCAAAACTCTTTGGTGTAAATCCCGATTCACACGGACAGAATATTACGGAAGAAGACATCGGCTCGGCCATTTATGTCGGACACAAGGACGGGGCGATAACCGAACCGAAGGCAAAAATGCTGATGAACGTCATCGATCTTGATACCGTTCCCGTACGCAAGGCACTGATCCCTTTGAGTGACGTGGTCTCTTTTCCGATCAATACATCGCTAGATGATATCATCAGGATCGTTACTGCAGAGGAATATGCCCGCTACCCTGTTTATGACGGCACAACGGACAACATTATAGGCTATTTCCATACCAGGGATGCATGGAGATTTTTTAGTAATAAGGATGCCTTCTCGTTGCGGGACTGTCTGAGAGAGGCCCATTTTGTCCCTGAAACAAAGTCAACCTACAGGCAGCTGATAGACTTTCAGAAGACCCGCAGCCATCTGGCCTTTGTTGTCGATGAGTTCGGCACGGTCAAGGGCATCGTTACACTCGAAGACATAATCGAAGAGATAACAGGCGATATTTCGGACGAACACGACCAGCCGGTTGAGGGCATCATACCCGTTGGCCAGTATACGTACATCGTGAACGGAAGCACTCCACTGAGGGACTTGGAGCGTATAATCGACCGCGATTTTCCCGAAGATGTGGATACGGTTGCGGGCCTTATTTATTCACAGCTCGACAGAATCCCCAAGGAAGGGGAATATATCGAATGGCAGAACCTGAGGCTGGGCATAGAACGCATGAGGAAAAACCGCATTTTAAAGGTGCGAATCACGGTAGGATGA
- a CDS encoding endonuclease Q family protein, with the protein MRLFADLHIHSRFSRATSRTLNLEVLAQGAELKGIKVIGTGDFTHPVWLDEIETGLRENGSGLYFLPGRKEISFMLTAEISTIYKQDGRVRKVHHLIGAPDMGVARRISEALSKIGNINSDGRPIIGMSSRNLLDLVLNASADAFIIPAHIWTPWFSALGSKSGFDSISECYLDLAEHIFACETGLSSDPPMNRMVKSLDAYFLVSNSDAHSADKLGREATIFECEPGYYEMLNAMKTGSGLAGTIEFFPEEGKYHLDGHRDCGVTLEPDETEKLNGRCPVCGKPLTIGVLYRVHELSDRVNGTAPKARPFDYAIPLKELLGECFDVGPASAKVERIYESLIKKLGPELNILLDVPIEDIVKASDEKLGLAVSNMRSGRVIRKPGYDGVFGVISALKDAPAGMQKQMIEYERPEINDETLRRRKEQLTLF; encoded by the coding sequence ATGAGACTGTTTGCAGACCTTCACATACATTCCAGGTTTTCTCGCGCGACCAGCAGGACGCTCAACCTTGAGGTACTGGCTCAAGGCGCCGAACTTAAAGGCATAAAGGTCATAGGGACCGGAGACTTCACCCATCCCGTATGGCTCGATGAGATCGAGACCGGGCTCAGGGAAAACGGCAGCGGGCTTTACTTTCTACCCGGCCGCAAAGAGATATCCTTCATGCTCACCGCCGAAATCAGCACCATTTACAAGCAGGATGGCAGGGTCAGGAAGGTGCATCACCTGATAGGCGCGCCGGATATGGGTGTGGCAAGAAGGATCAGCGAAGCACTTTCAAAAATCGGTAATATAAATTCCGATGGCAGGCCTATAATAGGCATGAGTTCCAGAAACCTCCTCGACCTTGTTCTAAATGCAAGCGCCGATGCCTTTATTATCCCTGCACACATATGGACCCCCTGGTTTTCGGCGCTTGGCTCAAAATCAGGATTTGATTCCATCTCAGAATGCTACCTGGACCTTGCTGAACATATTTTCGCCTGCGAGACAGGGCTTTCATCCGACCCGCCCATGAACCGCATGGTGAAAAGTCTTGATGCCTATTTTCTCGTCTCGAATTCGGATGCACATTCCGCAGACAAGCTGGGCCGGGAGGCGACTATCTTCGAATGCGAACCTGGCTATTATGAAATGCTTAATGCCATGAAAACAGGCTCAGGCCTTGCCGGTACAATCGAATTTTTCCCGGAAGAAGGCAAGTACCATCTGGACGGCCATCGAGACTGCGGGGTTACTCTTGAACCTGACGAGACTGAAAAGCTTAATGGCCGTTGCCCGGTCTGCGGCAAGCCTCTTACCATAGGTGTTCTATACCGCGTCCATGAATTGTCTGACAGGGTTAATGGCACAGCGCCGAAGGCAAGGCCGTTTGATTATGCAATACCACTGAAAGAACTGCTCGGGGAATGCTTCGATGTCGGCCCTGCTTCAGCAAAGGTTGAGAGAATCTATGAATCCCTGATAAAGAAGCTCGGCCCTGAACTGAACATCCTTCTTGATGTCCCTATTGAGGATATCGTCAAGGCCTCTGACGAAAAACTGGGACTTGCGGTTTCCAATATGCGCTCAGGAAGGGTAATCAGGAAACCCGGCTATGACGGTGTGTTCGGTGTCATAAGCGCCCTGAAGGATGCGCCTGCCGGAATGCAGAAGCAGATGATTGAATATGAACGCCCGGAAATTAATGATGAAACACTCAGACGCCGAAAAGAACAGTTAACACTCTTCTGA